The Macaca thibetana thibetana isolate TM-01 chromosome 19, ASM2454274v1, whole genome shotgun sequence genome has a segment encoding these proteins:
- the DBP gene encoding D site-binding protein isoform X1 yields the protein MCPRNRAPSCPLQMVGEGEGGTARRGWGWVITVELQSCHFFLSPAQPSTYPLPAPLFLNFRPSFSGSLSFCVSIPSRHSVPISVNLSTCLCHPRLRSFWVSLPLCVSVPSFPVSPLRLPIPSFSGSPPCASRTRGLFSHLYLHPPAIPTRLSRPAGLLKEKERKAALPAATTPGPGLETAGPADAPAGAVVGGGSPRGRPGPVSAPGLLAPLLWERTLPFGDVEYVDLDAFLLEHGLPPSPPPPGGPSPEPSPARTPAPSPGPGSCGSASPRSSPGHAPARAALGAASGHRAGLTSRDTPSPVDPDTVEVLMTFEPDPADLALSSIPGHETFDPRRHRFSEEELKPQPIMKKARKIQVPEEQKCPPPFLPQDEKYWSRRYKNNEAAKRSRDARRLKENQISVRAAFLEKENALLRQEVVAVRQELSHYRAVLSRYQAQHGAL from the exons ATGTGCCCCAGGAATAGAGCCCCTTCCTGTCCCTTACagatggtgggggagggggaagggggtaCAGCGCGCAGGGGATGGGGTTGGGTAATTACAGTGGAATTACAgagctgtcatttttttctctcacctGCCCAACCCTCCACCtaccctctccctgcccccctaTTCCTGAACTTCCGTCCCTCTTTCTCTGGGTCgctgtctttctgtgtctcaatCCCTTCCCGGCATTCTGTCCCCATCTCTGTGAATCTGTCCACCTGTCTCTGCCACCCCCGTCTCCGTTCTTTCTGGGTCTCTCTCCCACTCTGCGTCTCCGTCCCTTCATTTCCCGTCTCTCCTCTCCGACTCCCCATCCCCTCTTTCTCTGGATCTCCGCCCTGTGCCTCTCGGACTCGGGGTCTCTTCTCCCATCTCTATCTCCACCCCCCCGCCATCCCAACCCGTCTTTCCCGGCCCGCAGGTCTCCTGAAGGAAAAGGAGCGCAAGGCGGCCCTGCCCGCAGCCACAACCCCTGGGCCAGGCCTGGAGACTGCGGGCCCGGCGGATGCCCCGGCTGGGGCGGTGGTGGGCGGCGGGTCCCCGCGGGGGCGCCCGGGGCCAGTTTCCGCCCCGGGTCTGTTGGCGCCACTGCTTTGGGAGCGCACGCTGCCGTTCGGCGATGTGGAGTACGTGGACCTGGACGCCTTCCTGCTGGAGCACGGGCTCCCGCCCAGCCCGCCGCCCCCCGGTGGCCCATCGCCGGAGCCGTCGCCCGCGCGGACGCCCGCACCCTCCCCAGGGCCGGGCTCGTGCGGCTCCGCTTCCCCCCGCTCCTCTCCTGGGCACGCCCCCGCCCGGGCTGCCCTCGGGGCCGCCAGCGGCCACCGCGCAG GCCTGACCTCTCGGGACACACCCAGCCCTGTGGACCCAGACACCGTGGAGGTGCTGATGACCTTTGAACCCGACCCAGCTGATCTTGCCCTATCAAGCATTCCTGGCCATGAGACCTTTGACCCTCGAAGACACCGCTTCTCAGAGGAGGAACTTAAGCCCCAGCCAATCATGAAGAAGGCGAGGAAAATCCAGGTGCCAGAGGAGCAGAAG TgtcctccccctttcctcccccaGGACGAGAAATATTGGAGCCGCCGGTACAAGAACAACGAGGCAGCCAAGCGGTCCCGGGACGCCCGGCGGCTCAAGGAGAACCAGATATCGGTGCGGGCGGCCTTCCTGGAGAAGGAGAACGCCCTGCTGCGGCAGGAAGTGGTGGCTGTGCGCCAGGAGCTGTCCCACTACCGCGCCGTGCTGTCTCGATACCAGGCCCAACACGGGGCCCTGTGA
- the DBP gene encoding D site-binding protein isoform X3: MARPVSDRTPAPLLLGGPVGTPPGGGALLGLRSLLQGTSKPKEPASCLLKEKERKAALPAATTPGPGLETAGPADAPAGAVVGGGSPRGRPGPVSAPGLLAPLLWERTLPFGDVEYVDLDAFLLEHGLPPSPPPPGGPSPEPSPARTPAPSPGPGSCGSASPRSSPGHAPARAALGAASGHRAGLTSRDTPSPVDPDTVEVLMTFEPDPADLALSSIPGHETFDPRRHRFSEEELKPQPIMKKARKIQVPEEQKCPPPFLPQDEKYWSRRYKNNEAAKRSRDARRLKENQISVRAAFLEKENALLRQEVVAVRQELSHYRAVLSRYQAQHGAL, from the exons ATGGCGCGGCCTGTGAGCGACAGGACCCCGGCCCCTCTGCTGCTGGGCGGCCCGGTCGGGACACCCCCTGGCGGGGGAGCGCTGCTTGGGCTGCGGAGCCTTCTGCAGGGGACCAGCAAGCCCAAAGAGCCGGCCAGCT GTCTCCTGAAGGAAAAGGAGCGCAAGGCGGCCCTGCCCGCAGCCACAACCCCTGGGCCAGGCCTGGAGACTGCGGGCCCGGCGGATGCCCCGGCTGGGGCGGTGGTGGGCGGCGGGTCCCCGCGGGGGCGCCCGGGGCCAGTTTCCGCCCCGGGTCTGTTGGCGCCACTGCTTTGGGAGCGCACGCTGCCGTTCGGCGATGTGGAGTACGTGGACCTGGACGCCTTCCTGCTGGAGCACGGGCTCCCGCCCAGCCCGCCGCCCCCCGGTGGCCCATCGCCGGAGCCGTCGCCCGCGCGGACGCCCGCACCCTCCCCAGGGCCGGGCTCGTGCGGCTCCGCTTCCCCCCGCTCCTCTCCTGGGCACGCCCCCGCCCGGGCTGCCCTCGGGGCCGCCAGCGGCCACCGCGCAG GCCTGACCTCTCGGGACACACCCAGCCCTGTGGACCCAGACACCGTGGAGGTGCTGATGACCTTTGAACCCGACCCAGCTGATCTTGCCCTATCAAGCATTCCTGGCCATGAGACCTTTGACCCTCGAAGACACCGCTTCTCAGAGGAGGAACTTAAGCCCCAGCCAATCATGAAGAAGGCGAGGAAAATCCAGGTGCCAGAGGAGCAGAAG TgtcctccccctttcctcccccaGGACGAGAAATATTGGAGCCGCCGGTACAAGAACAACGAGGCAGCCAAGCGGTCCCGGGACGCCCGGCGGCTCAAGGAGAACCAGATATCGGTGCGGGCGGCCTTCCTGGAGAAGGAGAACGCCCTGCTGCGGCAGGAAGTGGTGGCTGTGCGCCAGGAGCTGTCCCACTACCGCGCCGTGCTGTCTCGATACCAGGCCCAACACGGGGCCCTGTGA
- the DBP gene encoding D site-binding protein isoform X4, producing MARPVSDRTPAPLLLGGPVGTPPGGGALLGLRSLLQGTSKPKEPASCLLKEKERKAALPAATTPGPGLETAGPADAPAGAVVGGGSPRGRPGPVSAPGLLAPLLWERTLPFGDVEYVDLDAFLLEHGLPPSPPPPGGPSPEPSPARTPAPSPGPGSCGSASPRSSPGHAPARAALGAASGHRAGLTSRDTPSPVDPDTVEVLMTFEPDPADLALSSIPGHETFDPRRHRFSEEELKPQPIMKKARKIQVPEEQKDEKYWSRRYKNNEAAKRSRDARRLKENQISVRAAFLEKENALLRQEVVAVRQELSHYRAVLSRYQAQHGAL from the exons ATGGCGCGGCCTGTGAGCGACAGGACCCCGGCCCCTCTGCTGCTGGGCGGCCCGGTCGGGACACCCCCTGGCGGGGGAGCGCTGCTTGGGCTGCGGAGCCTTCTGCAGGGGACCAGCAAGCCCAAAGAGCCGGCCAGCT GTCTCCTGAAGGAAAAGGAGCGCAAGGCGGCCCTGCCCGCAGCCACAACCCCTGGGCCAGGCCTGGAGACTGCGGGCCCGGCGGATGCCCCGGCTGGGGCGGTGGTGGGCGGCGGGTCCCCGCGGGGGCGCCCGGGGCCAGTTTCCGCCCCGGGTCTGTTGGCGCCACTGCTTTGGGAGCGCACGCTGCCGTTCGGCGATGTGGAGTACGTGGACCTGGACGCCTTCCTGCTGGAGCACGGGCTCCCGCCCAGCCCGCCGCCCCCCGGTGGCCCATCGCCGGAGCCGTCGCCCGCGCGGACGCCCGCACCCTCCCCAGGGCCGGGCTCGTGCGGCTCCGCTTCCCCCCGCTCCTCTCCTGGGCACGCCCCCGCCCGGGCTGCCCTCGGGGCCGCCAGCGGCCACCGCGCAG GCCTGACCTCTCGGGACACACCCAGCCCTGTGGACCCAGACACCGTGGAGGTGCTGATGACCTTTGAACCCGACCCAGCTGATCTTGCCCTATCAAGCATTCCTGGCCATGAGACCTTTGACCCTCGAAGACACCGCTTCTCAGAGGAGGAACTTAAGCCCCAGCCAATCATGAAGAAGGCGAGGAAAATCCAGGTGCCAGAGGAGCAGAAG GACGAGAAATATTGGAGCCGCCGGTACAAGAACAACGAGGCAGCCAAGCGGTCCCGGGACGCCCGGCGGCTCAAGGAGAACCAGATATCGGTGCGGGCGGCCTTCCTGGAGAAGGAGAACGCCCTGCTGCGGCAGGAAGTGGTGGCTGTGCGCCAGGAGCTGTCCCACTACCGCGCCGTGCTGTCTCGATACCAGGCCCAACACGGGGCCCTGTGA
- the DBP gene encoding D site-binding protein isoform X2, translated as MCPRNRAPSCPLQMVGEGEGGTARRGWGWVITVELQSCHFFLSPAQPSTYPLPAPLFLNFRPSFSGSLSFCVSIPSRHSVPISVNLSTCLCHPRLRSFWVSLPLCVSVPSFPVSPLRLPIPSFSGSPPCASRTRGLFSHLYLHPPAIPTRLSRPAGLLKEKERKAALPAATTPGPGLETAGPADAPAGAVVGGGSPRGRPGPVSAPGLLAPLLWERTLPFGDVEYVDLDAFLLEHGLPPSPPPPGGPSPEPSPARTPAPSPGPGSCGSASPRSSPGHAPARAALGAASGHRAGLTSRDTPSPVDPDTVEVLMTFEPDPADLALSSIPGHETFDPRRHRFSEEELKPQPIMKKARKIQVPEEQKDEKYWSRRYKNNEAAKRSRDARRLKENQISVRAAFLEKENALLRQEVVAVRQELSHYRAVLSRYQAQHGAL; from the exons ATGTGCCCCAGGAATAGAGCCCCTTCCTGTCCCTTACagatggtgggggagggggaagggggtaCAGCGCGCAGGGGATGGGGTTGGGTAATTACAGTGGAATTACAgagctgtcatttttttctctcacctGCCCAACCCTCCACCtaccctctccctgcccccctaTTCCTGAACTTCCGTCCCTCTTTCTCTGGGTCgctgtctttctgtgtctcaatCCCTTCCCGGCATTCTGTCCCCATCTCTGTGAATCTGTCCACCTGTCTCTGCCACCCCCGTCTCCGTTCTTTCTGGGTCTCTCTCCCACTCTGCGTCTCCGTCCCTTCATTTCCCGTCTCTCCTCTCCGACTCCCCATCCCCTCTTTCTCTGGATCTCCGCCCTGTGCCTCTCGGACTCGGGGTCTCTTCTCCCATCTCTATCTCCACCCCCCCGCCATCCCAACCCGTCTTTCCCGGCCCGCAGGTCTCCTGAAGGAAAAGGAGCGCAAGGCGGCCCTGCCCGCAGCCACAACCCCTGGGCCAGGCCTGGAGACTGCGGGCCCGGCGGATGCCCCGGCTGGGGCGGTGGTGGGCGGCGGGTCCCCGCGGGGGCGCCCGGGGCCAGTTTCCGCCCCGGGTCTGTTGGCGCCACTGCTTTGGGAGCGCACGCTGCCGTTCGGCGATGTGGAGTACGTGGACCTGGACGCCTTCCTGCTGGAGCACGGGCTCCCGCCCAGCCCGCCGCCCCCCGGTGGCCCATCGCCGGAGCCGTCGCCCGCGCGGACGCCCGCACCCTCCCCAGGGCCGGGCTCGTGCGGCTCCGCTTCCCCCCGCTCCTCTCCTGGGCACGCCCCCGCCCGGGCTGCCCTCGGGGCCGCCAGCGGCCACCGCGCAG GCCTGACCTCTCGGGACACACCCAGCCCTGTGGACCCAGACACCGTGGAGGTGCTGATGACCTTTGAACCCGACCCAGCTGATCTTGCCCTATCAAGCATTCCTGGCCATGAGACCTTTGACCCTCGAAGACACCGCTTCTCAGAGGAGGAACTTAAGCCCCAGCCAATCATGAAGAAGGCGAGGAAAATCCAGGTGCCAGAGGAGCAGAAG GACGAGAAATATTGGAGCCGCCGGTACAAGAACAACGAGGCAGCCAAGCGGTCCCGGGACGCCCGGCGGCTCAAGGAGAACCAGATATCGGTGCGGGCGGCCTTCCTGGAGAAGGAGAACGCCCTGCTGCGGCAGGAAGTGGTGGCTGTGCGCCAGGAGCTGTCCCACTACCGCGCCGTGCTGTCTCGATACCAGGCCCAACACGGGGCCCTGTGA